The genomic region GCTTTCGATCAAAGGAATGGTTTGAGGTGCAATAAAATACTTGCGTTTTAGTGTTTTAATTTTCTGAGAATCATATTTAGAGAGAGAGTTACAGATTTGTTTTTTCCTCCCAAATACTAAAGGGTCATATTTAAACTCCTGGCATCCAAAAGTGAAGGAATCCGAGTCCAGGGATTAAAAGTCCTGGGATATTTTTTGAAGCACTTGTCACCCAAGTAAGTGAGACCATTACGACAATGTTTTGTAGTAACACTTATAACAAGGATTAATTGATCAGTATTTTGATGTCAATCATAAGCCGGTTATTGTATATATTGTGTCGTTCATGTAAATGCCAAAATCTGCaactttacttattttttttaagtaaatagAAGTTATAGGAAGTGTATTATTGGCACAGACCACATGCTGTGGATTGTCCCCTATTAAAGGGGCTTTCCCACTAAAATTGATTTTAATCAatcgatcttggaataataagaagttccacaattggatgtgtttaaaaatgttcctgtgctgagatattctTATACATGTGtgactgctatgtactgtgtaatggccgtgtctgaccgtacagggacctggtctgatcataccacatctcctgggccggggaggaagtgaaaaaaaaaaagtatacagacattacagcactggATTGCAAATGTATTCTTTGTaaggtaaaacataaaaaaaataggcATCTAAATGTTTAACTTCTCAAAAAGAATCAGCTGGCATCCCATAGTGTAAGGTCTTTTTACACTTTTACTTCCTCTgctgtccaggagatgtggtatgatcagaccaggtccctgtacggtcagacacggccattacacagcacatagcagggacacatatataagattatctcaccacagggacatattttttttttttttaaatacatccaattgtgaaaatgtATTATTCCAAGACCTATTGATTAATATGAACTTCGATTATCTCATCCAATAGTTGTGGTGGGAAGGGTATAATGACCTGTGGCAAGACTATCACATAAATCCATACTTGTTACATGTTTAGTCTTAAGTTGCAGATCACTTTGCAGTTATAGACTTGATTGTAACTCAGACACAATGTGGACTTGCATGTAGGGATGAACAAaccggaactgtaaagttcagggtttgcaTCGGACATCGGGTGTCTGCGGCTCAAACTCGAaccctgacttttttttttctttcttttgtaaAGTCCGGGTCCGTGTTTGGTGTTCAGGTACTGTTTGTATGTTAATAAGATGACTATGTGGTTGTGAAAAATAAGGATTAAAAATGACTTGGGCTCCCAACTTATTTTTGTTAACCAGCACTGGTAAAACAaatagctgtgggctgcaaccctcagctgtcagctttaccttagctggttatcaaaaatagaggggatcacacgttattttttttaaaatgtattttaattttaaataaataatttaaacataCGGCCTGGGCtcagctctatttttaataaccagcccaaGGGTGCAGCTGACAACGGAGGGCAAGTATTATCAGGGtgagaagagccatggttatttggccaatCATATCAACAGGGAAGAGCAATGATGTCATTGTAATGCTGCTGTCAGAGGTTGAAGTTCTTTTTCAGAATatcttttttggggaaaaaaaaaaaagtaaaaatcctcATATGAACATCTAAGTGGATTTCCAATAGAAATTAATTGTAAGAGTTTAGCAAAAGTATTTCTTGAAGTAGGTTTTCGAGGAGAATTCTGGAGAGgatctgcttaaaaaaaaaaaaaatatatatatatatatatatatatatatatatatatatatatatatatatatatatatatatatatatatatatatatatatatatatatatatatatatatatatatatatatatatatataaaatatataaaatataatataatatatatatatatatatatatatatataataaaatatatatatattttatatatatatatatatatatatatattttatatatatatatatatatatatatatattttatatatatatatatatatatttattttatatatatatatatatatatatatattttatatatatatatatatatatatatatattttatatatatatatatattttatatattttatatataatctctatctatcctcctcttgtgtgcacgttgctttacaGGCAGATGCCAGCTATGTGACCAAGCTGACATCTGCTGGGTATCAACCAAGGTCCGCTCCCGAGCCTTCTTCATACATTCCTAAGGGATCTATGATGATGTACTGTACATCATTGGTCACTAATGAGTTAAATGAAAATTCATATTAATTAATGAGTTAATGGGAAAAACACTCCCTAATATCTGCCATCTTGCTACACTGACCAGAAAATATTTCCGGGTGGGTGCCTGTGAAAGAAATTGGCAAATCCCTTTAATTAGCAAATCGCGCTAGTTTTGTCTACACTGACAGAAAAGTGTCATAGATTGATGATGGGACAGGTGCCAGTTAGGATGGTGTAGGATGTCTTCATGTCATAAAAATAGGCTTAAATATGGCACAGTGTGGCAAAGGCCAAAGTTTAATACAAGTGGCTGTCCTAACGCAATTCTTTCATTAGCAAATTTTATATCTGACCAGTTTAAGATGCTTGTATATCAGATTATGttcatttttgctctttttttGCTACAGGAGGAAGCTGGAGGTTATGCAGGGCCATGGACTGTTCTCATTGTTGTCTGAGAGGCTAATGCTAGAGGCAAAAACAATCAGCGTTACAACTTACAATGTTTTGTTTGAGGTAATGTAAAAATAATTTTTCCTTAACATGCCCTTACCCCTGGCTGGGACGCCTGCGGTTCCTTCCAATACCTTATGTATATTTTTTCAATGGGgaataataaatagaaaaaaatgagTAAAATCCAGCTCTATAAAAGTTCACAAATGTATTAGAACAAGCACGAAATCTGTACATGGCGCGATAAAAAGCAACGCGTTTCGCACGTGAGTTTTTTATCAACTTTGAAAAAGAACTCTCATTCGAAACGCGTATTTTTATCGCACCATGTACAATTTTTAGTGCTTGTTCTAATACATTTAGCAATTTTTATGATGCtggcatttttttccttttttttcgttttttggggggttttttgccatGTGATTCCAGCACACCGGAAGCTGAAAATATGTGAGCTGGTCATCTTGCTTTATTGTGAGAGATAAATAGACTCAAGCATGTTGAAATTTAACCGCCCTGATCCTTCTTTCTCCACATATGTTGGGTTATGGTTGGGCCCAGTGTAGGACTGGCTACCGGAagaactgcagtaataccagtcctggccgcagttacctgcactgaaatccggagctctcacctgagctccggagtggagCCTGGACTGGCCCCGGTGTTGCAGGATTGAACTGTGAGCGCCGACTATCACAGTTCAGTCCATGACAGCTGCAGACTGGCCGGGCTGGACTCcgcagctcaggtgacagctccggggttcaatgcaggtaacatcagccaggactggtattactggcggatactggtaataccagtcctggctgcagttacctgcattcagctgcgaacaggccgggttgcactccggagctcagcgtAGGTAACCGCGGCCAAaactggtattactgcagttcctccggtagccagtccgacgctggtcgGGCCACCTTCATACGCTTTAGATGGCTTGCAGTCCCTCAAATGCAGTGGGTTTGGCTGACCTGCATCTAATCAGCAAGGGAATCTTAGTCTTCATATGAAACAAAATGTATAGATTACAATGGTACCATCTGAGTAACAAATgttgacttaaaggggtattctcatctcaaagatcctatcccaatatatcttaggtgtattaataataatattcgcaaatacttcaaattaaaaatgtagtatagttctcctgataagccaTGTCCATTACCTCATGTGTAGGGAAATTTCGTTTGagtatccatggttacgaacaGGAGCAACTGTCTGTCATCATATGAGTAGACGTAGCCATggttacctaagctgcaatgccctgcgcatGAGGTACGAGACATggctatcaggagaactatactacatgtctaaGTGTAGGTATgtactaatattattacacctactacatagtgggaaattatcttggagatgggaataacccttttaattttttgtttttcagATTCTCATTGAACAAATTAGCACACAAGTGATTCATAAGCAACACCCGGACCCAGACTCCTCAGTCAAGATCCAAAATCCCTGTaagtatatatatgaaaaaaagtggtctttgtgtgtgtgtaatgaaaACTGATGACGCGCTTCTTAGTTGTTTGGGCACAGCCATGAATGCTGACTGTGAGTGAAGGTTTATACCTGAACCTCTTACTGCACGcttattttggggggtgtttttcCAAGTATTTAAAGAAGTCGAACACTGCTTTAAAGAAGgtgattaattttattataataATTCAATAATTatagaaaataggaaatagtgtgatattgcgtacacttttgcatattatcaatcacaaaggtaaagtacttacattgtACACTACATAAAAATAAACTTCACCAGGAGTGACACACATCATCTGTTCGggaacatcagctgtgagaagcaaaacagcgacGTCAGAAAAATTCCTGGGATCCACACTGGGGTGTCATGGGTGTCCCCTTTTAGTCCACAGGTTAACAGGCCTCTGACTTTGCTGAAATCTTCACCAGTTTATATCTTTTTTTGAAAACAAATGCTTGCATAACCAAgtgttacacaaactctaacaggttctatttgtccaatatagtatccctcttctgagtggtcAAATCTGTAGATGTCAATCTACACCGGACAAATACGTCACTGATTGAGACATGCCCAAGGCTCCTGGTACCAGATGTTTTACTTTACTATAAACATGTGCAttctcactaaacattgataaGAGCTTTGACGCCAGGAGTTTGGGAAAATTACAGAACAGCAAGTTGAAATAAACTAAACTGTTACTgtctaatatcttaaagggttccTTAAAGACAGACTACTAATATGGATTCCTGATAGCCACTAAGATTCTAGCACTACATTCCACCCTTGGCCATCTGGAAACCATATTGGTCGTCTGTCTTTAAGAAAACCTTTAAGATATCAACTAAACTGCTACTGTCTAATATCAGCTTGTTCTTCTGTAACTTTTGTTCTTCTGTAATTTTCCCAAACACCAATAGTCATAGCTCTTTCATCAAAGTTTAGTGAGAATGTACATGTTAACTAACATGATACTTTGATATTTATCATCCGATGTATTAATCCAAATAAATCTACCTTTTTCTTAATATTTAAAAACTTTGGCCTGGACGCAGATCTCACTGAGACTCTGCCTTTAAGAAAAAGTGGGTTTTACTAGTGGGATATATAATGGCTGCTGTTTGACctcactgcagatctgtgtgtgcatattactaacacagtacagcagagctaaattTTGGCCTtattacaaacacatctgcagttgTCCTCTCACACTGCGGTCTGCTCTACAGAGTTGTGCATTATTACAAATAACATTATTTCAGCCTTCCCGTCACAGGCATCCAATGTGGGGGTAGGGGCAGTGCAGGTGAGCTGACAGCAAAATGTGTTGGTAATGAGACAAAGTTTAGATCTACTGTACTATTAGATGTGATCAGTATTATAGTTTAGGGTCCCGCCAGTGTTGCCTTTCCCCACGTCTAGGTATAGTGCCATATCTGATGTTGGGTGCTGGTGAATAAGGAGATATCTCTTAAACATATCAGTGTTTACATATACTAGCATTTGTAGGATCATATATAGCACCTTTCCACATTATAATTATTTCAGCTGATGCAGGCCATAGCTGATAAGGTAGCTTCTCTCATCCCtttttcttaggcctctttcacacggacgtgtcaaaggtgcgtattgccctctgtgtgccgtgtttatggcacacgtgtgttatcacggataacacacagagaacacacggagaacgggaactttctgctcacctgtccctggcgttgctgtccgtggtgctgatctttggtgtacggtcctgccgactccctgctactGTTGCTTCCGGGCTGCactggagtgaatatgcgatgagcataatgagcggggtcggaagcaagtgacagcagcagcagagacaggagggcaggagaaggtgagtatagaaattctttctttatcgttcctatgggagacccagacattgggtgtatagcttctgcctccggaggacacacaaagtactacaatcaaaagtgtagctcctccctctgagcttatacaccccctggagaaccagatctagccagtttatcgctttgtgttcaggaggcatacatccacacatgcattctcatctgattttttatttttggaaagagtttaaagaaaagcgggtccaagcctggacccccggcatgtcccttctcaccccactgtgtcggcggtgctgttaaggttgattccaaggctggagccttacatgccgtgctccttcaccatccctcctgggctctggcttgaagtgggagccagcacggttctccatgcttggcaggagaccggtctccatccgcagcccttcaggatcctgctggaccggagcacccatccccagggacttggaaccctgcgtctcagcaagctaagtacctgagacatttatatattgggggtccctgtactttattgtggtgggagagtgtgctgagtgatttttatgacatttccggcgggttctctggctgtcgcctgagaaccgcgccgatggtgcctgcgcgccggccgcaccgctcaaatttaggccccggcttcgccggaggcctactttcggtttcactgccctcgcatgtcattcatgcagagggacagcgtggctccgcccagcggccgttctgcacaggggagggacactcctcactgggtacatgtctcctcccctgtaagtctctatggccctccagatcccgctctcagagtaggtcccgccccctcccttcgctccggcgccattttctcagcgttttctctgcgatcagcactggctgcagcatccctgctgaggtgcttgggggtccgggcttcgggatctggagggcacacaacaccgctccagcggtctggtaagccacaacctctggttgtggacctctgtatatactctctgggggtcattctggcagagcccccactccagcagcatgtctcacacgaggagcaaggctccaaagctgtattcagtgtgcactgcatgtaagctcctactgcctgaaccgaacacctatccacattgtgatgcctgctctaacctgatgatgcctcagcctggaatcgcacccccagtggtctctccggctgctccggctcctgtggctgaacccccggcttgggtagaatccttatctaggtctatctcccagtcttttgccgactccatgggacagctgtccaggactttgctgaacatgcatcagcccccttcacagggtgcctctgctgctagggctctctcagcggagctcacagaggattcctcatctggtcccagaccccgtcctcctaagaagagacgcagggctccctctccttccacgtcccgcggctctgtttcagaacctgactcgcgggacgaggaggatgcctttacagggggctcggaggctaactccatgtgccccattgatctgtctgaaagtggctcagatgttagtgatttgattgcgtccattaattctgtactggatctcaatccgccagtatcagaggagcaaccctctctggcagaaaagcaccagtttacctcgcctaagaggacaaagagtgtgttctttaaccactccagttttcaggccgctgtgaccaaacctagggcctgtcctgacaaacgcttcccaaagcgtagttctgatgactgttttccctttccacccgaggtggttaaggagtgggctcattcaccaaaggtaga from Anomaloglossus baeobatrachus isolate aAnoBae1 unplaced genomic scaffold, aAnoBae1.hap1 Scaffold_5371, whole genome shotgun sequence harbors:
- the LOC142283423 gene encoding lipopolysaccharide-responsive and beige-like anchor protein, yielding MQGHGLFSLLSERLMLEAKTISVTTYNVLFEILIEQISTQVIHKQHPDPDSSVKIQNPLTLKVIATLLRNSPPSQEVMEVRRMFLSDMIKLFNNSRENR